The Myxococcus virescens DNA window CAAGGGCCTGCGCACGCCGCGGGGCACGCCGCACCTGAGCTACGTGCACGCGCCCATGCGGTACATGTGGGACTTGTTCGATGACTATTTCGGACCCGGACGCACGGGCCTCGCGGTGCGCGCGGCGGCCCATGCCGTCCGGCCCTGGCTGCGCCGGTGGGACCGCCGGACGGCGGCGGGGGTCGATCGTTTCATCGCCAACAGCCGACACATCGCCACCAAGGTGCAGCGCTTCTGGGGCCGCGAGGCGTCGGTCATCCACCCGCCCGTCTCCCTGGAGCGCTTCGCCCAGGTCCCTCTAGAGGGCGGAGGCCAGGGCGGCTACTTCCTCTGGCTGGGGGCCTTCGCGCCGTACAAGCGATTGGACGTGGCGTTGGAGGCGTTCCGAAGCCTGGATGCACGGCTCTGGGTGGTGGGCGCGGGCCAGGAGGCCGCGCGCCTGGGCGTCGGAAGCCTGCCTGAAAATATCCGCTTCCTTGGCAACGTCTTGGATGCGTCGCTTCCGGCGCTGTACCGAGACGCTCGCGCGCTCATCTTCACGCCCGAGGAGGATTTCGGCATCACCCCGCTGGAATCCCAGGCGGCGGGCCGGCCCGTCATCGCCTATGGGAAGGGCGGCGCGCTCGAGACGGTGACGGCGCAGACGGGAATGTTCTTCTCAGAACAGACGCCGGAATCGCTCGCCGCCGCCGTGCGCCGGTTCGACGAATGGGAAGCAGGCTTTCGGCCTGAAGCCGCTCGCGCGCAGGCCGAGCGCTTCGGCCGCGCGCATTTCCAAAGTGCCATTCTTCGAGAGATTCACTCGGTGCTGGGGGAGGTGTTGCCAGATTCCCCAGGCCCCGCAGCGGGACTGTGACTTCGCTGTCGCTCCTGTCTTGGTCTTTTGTGGGCAACAGGTGGACACCACCCCTGGCTGGGGGGGCGGGGCCGCCGCAACCCATTGTTTTCACAAATTTTTTCGTGCTAGCAAGCGCGGCTATCAAACGGTGATGGGCAAGACGCGTGTCCGGATGAAGAGGGCGCGAGTCTTGCACCGGGGTGGCCACCCGTTGATTACGCCACAGGAGTACTTCGGTGTTCAGTCGTCTCCAGCGTTTCTACACATCGATCAAAGTCGTCGCCGACATGGTGATGCTCGCGCTGGCATTCGTCCTCGCGTACGCCACGCGCTTCTCCGGCATCGTGCCCGTCACGGAGGGGATTCCTCCCTGGACGGACTCGTTCTTTTCGCTGCTGATGGTGCTCGTCATCTTCCCGGTGACGTTCCACCAGTCACGCCTGTACGGCACCAACCGTTCCCGGACGAATACGGGCGAGGTGTTCGAGGTATTCAAGTCCACCATCACCGCGGCGCTCATCCTCGTGGCGGTGACGTACTTCGTGCGCGAGCGCTACTCGCGCCTCACGCTGGCCATCTTCATCGTCTATGCGTTCGCGCTGGTGACATGCAGCCGGCTGGTGACGCGCTATCTGGTGAGTGAAATCCGGCGCCGGGGCCACAACCTCAAGTCCATCCTCGTCATCGGAGCGGGGGACCTGGGGCAGCGGGTCATCGAGACGGTGGAGCACCACCGCGAGCTGGGCTTCCGGGTGATGGGCGTGCTGACGCTGCACCCGGAGAAGGTGGGCCAGTACGTGAATGACGTGCGCGTCATCGGGCTCGTGGACCAGGTGAACGAGGTGCTGGATTCGCACCCGGTGGACCAGGTCATCCTCGCGCTGCCGCTGGAGGGCCACGCCCACGTCAAGGCGCTGATGGACAAGCTGGCCCTGCGCACCGTGGACGTGCGCGTGGTGCCGGACCTGTACCAGTACATCACCCTCTATGGTGGCCTGGAGGAGTTCGGCGGGTTGCCCATCATCCGTCTCCAAGGCGACCCGATGGAGGGCTGGAGCCGGGTGGCCAAGCGGGCCTTCGACATCCTCTTCTCGTTGCTGGCCATCCTCATCACCGCGCCGCTCATGGCCGCCACCGCGCTGGCGGTGCGGCTCACCAGCCGTGGGCCCATGCTCTACCGCCAGGAGCGCATGGGCATGGATGGGCGCACCTTCCCCATACTCAAGTTCCGCACCATGTGCATCGACGCCGAGCACAGCGGCGCGATGATGGCCTGCCCGGACGACCCGCGGCGCACGGTGATTGGCACGTTCCTGCGG harbors:
- the wbaP gene encoding undecaprenyl-phosphate galactose phosphotransferase WbaP yields the protein MFSRLQRFYTSIKVVADMVMLALAFVLAYATRFSGIVPVTEGIPPWTDSFFSLLMVLVIFPVTFHQSRLYGTNRSRTNTGEVFEVFKSTITAALILVAVTYFVRERYSRLTLAIFIVYAFALVTCSRLVTRYLVSEIRRRGHNLKSILVIGAGDLGQRVIETVEHHRELGFRVMGVLTLHPEKVGQYVNDVRVIGLVDQVNEVLDSHPVDQVILALPLEGHAHVKALMDKLALRTVDVRVVPDLYQYITLYGGLEEFGGLPIIRLQGDPMEGWSRVAKRAFDILFSLLAILITAPLMAATALAVRLTSRGPMLYRQERMGMDGRTFPILKFRTMCIDAEHSGAMMACPDDPRRTVIGTFLRKYSLDELPQFFNVLRGDMSLVGPRPERPVFIEEFKRQIPRYHLRHKVKAGITGWAQINGLRGQTCIEKRIEYDLYYIENWSLLMDLKILVRTALGGFLSKNAY
- a CDS encoding glycosyltransferase yields the protein MKVALVHDWLVTHRGGERVLDALCEVLPDADIYTLIHKPGSQSPAIESRRIFTSFLQHIPGIHARYRHFLPLMPKAIESLQLQGKYDLVLSSSHCVAKGLRTPRGTPHLSYVHAPMRYMWDLFDDYFGPGRTGLAVRAAAHAVRPWLRRWDRRTAAGVDRFIANSRHIATKVQRFWGREASVIHPPVSLERFAQVPLEGGGQGGYFLWLGAFAPYKRLDVALEAFRSLDARLWVVGAGQEAARLGVGSLPENIRFLGNVLDASLPALYRDARALIFTPEEDFGITPLESQAAGRPVIAYGKGGALETVTAQTGMFFSEQTPESLAAAVRRFDEWEAGFRPEAARAQAERFGRAHFQSAILREIHSVLGEVLPDSPGPAAGL